From one Diachasmimorpha longicaudata isolate KC_UGA_2023 chromosome 8, iyDiaLong2, whole genome shotgun sequence genomic stretch:
- the Incenp gene encoding inner centromere protein A has protein sequence MKHGVTFQNIFLIMDRDMAEAAINIIRNDSETLQKKHVEILKCLGEREASELEFLRSIVAQIPSEASGPLMPKTPKASKRPPLQRIQTIPEDDVMNASEHTPKTESDDEELKPARSRRAASQKASESIKKQQSLTLNIKMRRPSHEQDVIVEAIKNQTLRSSRSKRPKASFSGSEEDDRPPPKVAKTSKQESKHRSRKIKDEPLSEKDSSSDKNTPPTPQIRVTRTGDPLPQISKKSETIIDETLELPENETITEPSLYEDAVGKSIPMNSTMNPNTTMTIDRKMMNATVVLEKINETITIKKASISSQTSSQKTSLNVPIISPVVPVSQSKKTLQNKLAALKESLANQEFDAILTDDESSPERKGLPKKSKRLPEKFKKPRSVSSSSEEDAPSTPQKLPRTDSKSKPLRELKYKSNALFSPYAKQSVKRKVEAFEQAVQNSPQSEVDPPARLTRTKTRAMAAAAVEELPHIQTLAQKLARKSLAKAKKISLTRQKRENEESKENIMASATKPKYFPLPNDKLTSKQSQRTTPVSKSRLQMPMSVNKIHQTPASHIPPPKSVTASKAYGVGSTESLVGNKPLTKSESMDSLAEKKKLAEEDARKKKEENLKALTEEKKRKREEKELKNRLAREAREKLEQQRRLQLEKEREDKARQALMAQEKLKEEAERKKLAQLQRAQEKEERRRQEEMMRIQKIQEQEEAERALAEQKRKEQEAERKRLMEARNQQMAALEALKLKAHMMAKAKQRVEQKMQEPQAYVLDSDPDDDESDDESRPKHPIPHWARADVRRAQLEMQQFMPVDVVLKFFGAKKCTPDLSELFVGIRNERLKRTSSANWKAAPRFSMMEAIED, from the exons ATGAAACACGGGGTTACTTTCCAG AACATATTTTTAATCATGGATCGGGACATGGCGGAAGCCGCCATAAACATAATCAGAAACGACTCCGAGACACTCCAAAAGAAGCATGTGGAGATACTCAAATGCCTGGGTGAGAGAGAAGCCAGTGAGCTGGAGTTCTTGAGGAGCATAGTCGCCCAGATACCTTCAGAAGCCTCTGGCCCACTCATGCCAAAGACCCCCAAGGCCTCCAAGAGGCCACCACTCCAGAGAATCCAAACTATCCCTGAGGATGATGTTATGAATGCCTCGGAACACACTCCGAAAACGGAGAGTGATGACGAGGAGTTGAAACCCGCCAGGTCGAGACGAGCTGCATCACAGAAGGCCTCTGAGAGCATCAAGAAACAACAGTCCTTGACACTCAACATCAAGATGAGGAGACCTTCTCATGAACAGGACGTTATCGTCGAAGCTATCAag AACCAGACCCTCCGCAGCAGTCGGTCGAAGCGCCCGAAGGCCTCATTCTCCGGTTCGGAGGAGGATGATCGTCCGCCCCCGAAGGTGGCCAAGACCAGTAAACAGGAATCAAAGCATCGTTCCCGGAAGATCAAAGATGAGCCCCTTTCAGAAAAGGACTCCTCTTCCGATAAAAATactccccccaccccccaaaTCCGCGTGACCCGCACTGGCGATCCACTTCCTCAGATTTCAAAGAAGAGCGAAACGATAATCGACGAAACCCTGGAGCTTCCCGAAAACGAGACAATAACCGAGCCCTCCCTCTACGAGGACGCAGTAGGCAAATCAATTCCCATGAACTCGACGATGAACCCCAACACAACCATGACAATCGACCGCAAGATGATGAACGCAACAGTAGTTCTAGAAAAGATAAACGAGACAATAACGATAAAGAAAGCCTCGATAAGCTCTCAAACGTCATCTCAAAAGACCAGTTTAAATGTCCCGATAATATCCCCAGTAGTCCCAGTATCCCAGTCAAAGAAAACTCTCCAAAACAAGTTAGCCGCGTTAAAGGAATCCCTGGCAAACCAGGAGTTCGACGCGATCCTGACAGACGATGAGTCCTCCCCGGAGCGCAAGGGCCTCCCAAAGAAGTCAAAACGCCTCCCCGAGAAATTCAAAAAGCCCCGCAGCGTCTCATCTTCCTCAGAAGAAGACGCCCCATCAACCCCTCAAAAGCTCCCTCGGACAGACTCCAAATCCAAGCCCCTCCGGGAGCTGAAGTACAAGTCCAACGCGCTCTTTAGTCCCTACGCCAAGCAGTCCGTGAAGAGAAAAGTTGAGGCGTTTGAGCAAGCTGTCCAGAACTCTCCGCAGTCGGAGGTAGACCCACCAGCGAGACTCACGAGGACCAAGACAAGAGCGATGGCCGCCGCTGCTGTGGAGGAACTCCCCCACATCCAGACACTGGCGCAGAAGCTTGCTCGGAAGTCACTGGCCAAAGCCAAGAAGATCTCTCTGACACGTCAGAAACGTGAGAACGAGGAGTCCAAGGAGAATATTATGGCTTCTGCAACGAAGCCAAAGTACTTCCCACTGCCCAACGACAAGTTGACGAGTAAGCAGAGTCAGAGGACAACTCCTGTCTCCAAGTCTCGTTTGCAGATGCCCATGTCGGTGAACAAAATTCATCAGACACCGGCCTCTCACATTCCTCCACCAAAATCTGTGACAGCTTCTAAAGCTTATGGGGTAGGCTCGACAGAGTCTCTGGTTGGAAATAAACCATTGACGAAATCAGAGTCGATGGACAGTCTAGCTGAGAAGAAGAAGTTGGCCGAGGAAGACGCGAGGAAGAAGAAGGAGGAGAACCTGAAGGCGTTGACCGAAGAGAAGAAGAGAAAGCGAGAGGAGAAGGAGCTGAAGAACAGACTGGCGAGAGAGGCCAGGGAGAAGCTGGAGCAGCAGAGGCGTCTACAGctggagaaggagagagaggaCAAGGCGAGGCAGGCACTGATGGCGCAGGAGAAGCTTAAGGAGGAGGCAGAGAGGAAGAAGTTGGCACAGCTGCAGAGGGCGCAGGAGAAGGAGGAGAGGCGGAGACAGGAGGAGATGATGAGGATTCAGAAGATTCAGGAGCAAGAGGAGGCCGAGAGGGCGCTCGCTGAGCAGAAGAGGAAGGAGCAAGAGGCAGAGAGGAAGCGGCTCATGGAGGCCAGGAATCAGCAGATGGCTGCGCTGGAGGCACTCAAGCTGAAGGCACACATGATGGCCAAGGCTAAGCAGAgggtcgagcagaagatgcaGGAGCCACAGGCTTACGTTTTGGACAGCGATCCTGATGATGACGAGAGCGATGATGAGAGCAGGCCCAAACATCCTATCCCTCACTGGGCCAGGGCCGATGTCAGGAGGGCACAGCTCGAGATGCAGCAGTTTATGCCTGTGGATGTTGTCCTTAAGTTCTTCGGGGCGAAAAAGTGTACGCCTGATTTGAGTGAACTCTTTGTGGGGATCAGGAACGAGAGACTCAAGAGAACTTCTAGTGCTAATTGGAAGGCGGCACCGAGATTCTCCATGATGGAGGCGATTGAGGATTGA